From the uncultured Desulfovibrio sp. genome, one window contains:
- a CDS encoding biotin carboxylase N-terminal domain-containing protein, giving the protein MRETGLDKAQDSIPLQKHKILVANRGEIAMRIMRACRKLGVAFTAIFTAEDAASGHVRLAREQGGEKSLYRVSSYHDANELMAVADEAGCTAVHPGYGFFAEDFRFARRVTKRDRKLIFIGPSWKIIRELGDKINTKRLARSLGVPTVPGSDRPIYDEMEAERIAKSVFEFQDQQGITRPLVLVKASAGGGGMGIEEVYDPDQFRSVYRRIRSYALRQFKDEGVLIEQRITDFNHLEVQVVSDRSGQNPVHFGTRNCSIQSTGRQKRIEIAPGFAPEELKYTFDAGKVLRDIVDYSLTMARKVGYDNVGTWEWIVTRKGEPFLMEVNTRIQVENGVSARISRVNGKGDVDLIAEQIRIGLGEPLGYGQKDITFEGLGIEYRLIAEDPDSNFTPWVGRIEKFAWKDQPWLTMLTHVPTTEPYEIPTEFDPNLALAIIWGKDLEEAKARGLEFLGDLRLEGHNASGEELKSNVNFLAANTERILRF; this is encoded by the coding sequence ATGAGGGAGACAGGCTTGGACAAAGCTCAGGACAGCATTCCCCTGCAAAAGCACAAAATTCTGGTGGCCAACCGTGGCGAGATAGCCATGCGCATCATGCGCGCCTGCCGCAAGCTGGGAGTGGCCTTTACCGCCATTTTCACGGCTGAGGACGCGGCATCGGGCCATGTGCGCCTGGCGCGCGAACAAGGCGGAGAAAAAAGCCTGTACCGCGTGTCGTCTTACCATGACGCCAACGAACTTATGGCCGTGGCCGACGAGGCGGGCTGCACAGCAGTTCACCCCGGCTACGGTTTTTTTGCCGAGGATTTTCGTTTTGCACGCCGCGTGACCAAACGCGACCGGAAACTTATCTTCATCGGCCCCTCGTGGAAAATCATTCGCGAGCTGGGCGACAAAATCAACACCAAGCGCCTGGCGCGCAGCCTGGGCGTACCTACCGTTCCCGGTTCCGACCGCCCCATCTATGACGAAATGGAAGCCGAACGCATCGCCAAGAGCGTGTTCGAGTTTCAGGATCAGCAGGGCATCACGCGCCCGCTGGTGCTGGTCAAGGCTTCCGCTGGCGGCGGCGGCATGGGCATTGAGGAAGTGTACGACCCGGATCAGTTCCGCTCGGTCTACCGCCGCATCCGCAGCTACGCCCTGCGCCAGTTCAAGGATGAAGGCGTGCTCATCGAGCAGCGCATCACCGACTTCAACCACCTTGAAGTACAGGTGGTTTCTGACCGTTCAGGGCAGAATCCCGTGCACTTCGGCACCCGCAACTGCTCCATCCAGTCCACTGGCCGCCAGAAGCGCATTGAGATCGCCCCGGGCTTTGCGCCCGAAGAACTCAAGTACACCTTCGATGCGGGCAAGGTGCTGCGCGATATTGTTGACTACTCCCTCACCATGGCCCGCAAGGTGGGCTACGACAATGTGGGAACATGGGAATGGATTGTGACCCGCAAGGGCGAGCCCTTCCTGATGGAAGTGAACACACGCATTCAGGTGGAAAACGGCGTTTCAGCACGTATTTCAAGGGTGAACGGCAAGGGCGATGTGGACCTCATTGCCGAGCAGATCCGCATTGGCCTTGGCGAGCCTTTGGGCTACGGACAGAAGGACATCACCTTTGAAGGTCTGGGCATTGAATACCGCCTGATCGCCGAAGACCCGGACAGCAACTTCACCCCCTGGGTGGGCCGCATTGAAAAATTTGCATGGAAAGACCAGCCCTGGCTGACCATGCTCACCCATGTCCCGACAACTGAGCCTTACGAAATTCCCACGGAGTTTGACCCCAACCTGGCTCTTGCCATCATCTGGGGCAAAGACCTTGAGGAAGCCAAGGCCCGCGGCCTTGAATTTCTTGGGGATCTGCGGCTGGAAGGCCACAATGCCTCGGGCGAGGAACTGAAGTCCAACGTCAACTTCCTTGCGGCCAACACAGAGCGCATTTTGCGCTTCTGA
- a CDS encoding single-stranded DNA-binding protein, with protein sequence MLNKVMIIGRLGRDPELRYTQSGSPVATLNVATDESYTDRDGNKVDRTEWHRVSVFQRQAENCANFLAKGSLIYVEGSLQTRKWQDQQGQDRYTTEIKAQRVQFLDRKGGDAPREGGGGRGFEEDYGAPVASAAPRGNAPRGGQGAPSARSQNGNAPQGGSRKPQPMDEDLGPAFPSEASNMDDVPF encoded by the coding sequence ATGCTGAATAAAGTAATGATTATTGGCCGGTTGGGCCGCGACCCCGAGCTGCGGTACACACAGAGCGGTTCGCCCGTTGCCACCCTGAATGTCGCCACCGACGAATCCTACACCGACCGTGACGGCAACAAGGTGGATCGCACAGAATGGCACCGTGTTTCTGTTTTTCAGCGTCAGGCGGAAAATTGTGCCAACTTTCTTGCCAAGGGCAGCCTGATCTACGTGGAAGGCAGCCTGCAAACCCGTAAATGGCAGGATCAGCAGGGACAGGATCGCTATACCACTGAAATCAAGGCCCAGCGTGTGCAGTTTCTCGACCGCAAGGGCGGCGATGCCCCCCGTGAAGGCGGCGGTGGCCGTGGCTTTGAAGAAGACTATGGCGCGCCCGTTGCCTCTGCTGCTCCGCGTGGCAATGCACCGCGCGGCGGCCAGGGTGCCCCGAGCGCACGCAGCCAGAACGGCAATGCCCCCCAGGGTGGCAGCCGCAAGCCCCAGCCCATGGACGAAGATCTCGGCCCGGCCTTCCCTTCCGAAGCCTCCAACATGGACGATGTGCCGTTCTAG
- a CDS encoding purine-nucleoside phosphorylase, giving the protein MQNFQDVQRAATALRDAIQAAQGPLALPLGARRLDPKAAPDADAPVGIVLGTGLSALAEKLQDRVVVPYTDLPGFPASSVEGHAGAFVWGRFAGACGEDDSIGRYALIQQGRCHLYEGRTPAEVCMGVRVMALMGVKTLIITNAAGGLNPQFDAGGIMCMSDIINQTGHSPLTGINVEEWGPRFPDMCAPLDADLRAMAMETAVKMGLRLERGVYIGVHGPEMETPAETRMYRQWGADAVGMSTVLEIIAARHMGMRVLGLSCLTNKNLPDCMTPAPLEEILAVAAVAGKNLGRLIRAMVTKL; this is encoded by the coding sequence ATGCAAAATTTTCAGGATGTCCAGCGCGCCGCAACGGCACTCCGTGACGCCATTCAGGCCGCGCAGGGGCCTCTGGCCTTGCCCTTGGGAGCGCGCAGGCTTGATCCCAAGGCCGCGCCCGATGCGGATGCACCTGTGGGCATTGTGCTGGGTACGGGGCTTTCTGCTCTGGCAGAAAAACTGCAAGACCGTGTTGTTGTTCCCTATACCGACTTGCCGGGTTTTCCCGCTTCCAGCGTGGAAGGGCATGCGGGCGCATTTGTATGGGGCCGGTTTGCCGGAGCGTGCGGCGAGGACGACTCCATCGGGCGCTATGCGCTCATCCAGCAGGGGCGCTGCCATCTTTATGAAGGACGCACCCCGGCTGAGGTCTGTATGGGTGTGCGGGTTATGGCGCTGATGGGCGTAAAAACCCTTATCATTACCAATGCGGCGGGCGGCCTGAACCCGCAGTTTGATGCTGGCGGCATCATGTGCATGAGCGACATCATCAACCAGACCGGGCATTCGCCCCTTACCGGAATCAATGTTGAGGAATGGGGGCCGCGCTTCCCCGACATGTGCGCGCCTCTGGACGCGGATTTGCGGGCGATGGCCATGGAAACCGCAGTAAAAATGGGTCTGCGGCTTGAGCGCGGCGTATACATTGGCGTGCATGGGCCGGAAATGGAAACGCCCGCAGAAACACGCATGTACCGCCAGTGGGGCGCCGATGCCGTGGGCATGAGCACCGTACTTGAGATCATTGCGGCACGTCATATGGGCATGCGTGTGCTTGGCCTTTCATGTTTGACCAATAAAAATTTACCTGACTGCATGACCCCGGCCCCCTTGGAAGAAATCCTCGCAGTGGCCGCAGTGGCGGGCAAAAATCTGGGTCGGCTCATCCGCGCCATGGTGACAAAACTCTGA
- a CDS encoding acetyl-CoA carboxylase carboxyl transferase subunit alpha/beta: protein MDNNIEKRIQSLRDRLTYLVDIFAGKHKDNADLLEEKLTAFTARVRSGNVEDPYAELATVEDLFNYVERRLEGSITPMDKVRIVRHAQRICLRDILENVYDNFTEVGGQDEHSLDPSMLIARAVITRRRGKKVYTQSVMVIGQEKGHGAEFRNGGSVKPWGNAKAQQYMRVAETEGIPVHTYIFTPGSYPIEDYPGAAQQIARNIYSMAGLRVPVIAVISEGGSGGAEAIGLADKRLMLSHGYYSVISPEGAAAIEGRIKAGQRATPELIESCANNLKMTAQDNLKFGYIDRVVQEPPLGARPWHFDFFRSLRQEVLRATDEVVISTRTMPGLKGLALARVRKPDANLDEMYTRWGLTSAAKDRLRERRQQKFLRLSRQAARDRRPFFTKMAVATWDWLTKPWVSFKYDFYRKHQMRIRTFMEEIDNEWEVFKSRLLAPWHKLTRKLPSAKAESSKVKELTALSTWSDDGRRSRWNYISPRYKTDRAITCPNSAAYGCLDLWGPDLFAEFAGVCSHCGYHFPMEPEWYVKNVFDLGSVFEFNSEIEAGNPLDFPNFSDRVLDAQKKTGAKSGCMTFEARIDNTKMVVAMLMGTFRGGSVGAAEGYKFVEAAQRAAKKRYPFLAYVHGTAGIRIQEGTHGVIQMPRCTVAVRRYIESGGLYMVLYDTNSFAGPVASFLGCSPYQFAVRSSNIGFAGPGVIKETTGMDIPPKYHRSYRALSRGHIQGIWDRREVRANLKQALLTIGGRNLYYR, encoded by the coding sequence ATGGACAACAACATCGAAAAACGCATCCAGAGTCTGCGCGACAGACTTACCTATCTGGTGGACATATTCGCCGGCAAGCACAAGGATAACGCCGACCTGCTTGAAGAAAAGCTGACCGCCTTCACTGCGCGCGTCCGCTCCGGCAATGTGGAAGATCCCTATGCCGAACTTGCCACGGTAGAAGACCTTTTCAACTATGTGGAACGCCGCCTTGAGGGCAGCATCACGCCCATGGACAAGGTGCGCATTGTGCGCCACGCCCAGCGTATCTGCCTGCGCGACATACTTGAAAACGTCTACGACAATTTCACCGAAGTGGGCGGTCAGGACGAGCACAGCCTCGACCCCAGCATGCTCATTGCCCGCGCGGTCATTACCCGCCGCCGGGGCAAAAAGGTATACACCCAGTCCGTCATGGTTATCGGGCAGGAAAAGGGTCACGGCGCGGAATTCCGCAACGGCGGCTCGGTCAAGCCCTGGGGCAACGCCAAGGCGCAGCAGTACATGCGCGTAGCCGAGACCGAAGGGATACCTGTCCACACCTACATCTTCACGCCTGGCTCGTATCCAATTGAGGATTATCCCGGCGCGGCACAGCAGATCGCCCGCAACATCTACAGCATGGCTGGCCTGCGCGTGCCCGTTATCGCCGTTATTTCCGAAGGCGGTTCTGGCGGCGCGGAAGCCATCGGCCTTGCCGACAAGCGCCTGATGCTCTCGCACGGCTACTATTCGGTTATTTCGCCCGAAGGCGCCGCCGCCATTGAAGGCCGTATCAAGGCTGGCCAGCGCGCCACGCCCGAGCTGATTGAAAGCTGCGCCAATAACCTCAAGATGACTGCGCAGGACAACCTCAAGTTCGGCTACATCGACCGCGTGGTGCAGGAGCCGCCTCTGGGCGCGCGCCCTTGGCACTTCGACTTTTTCCGCAGTCTGCGGCAGGAAGTACTGCGCGCCACCGATGAGGTAGTGATCTCCACGCGTACCATGCCCGGCCTCAAGGGCTTGGCCCTGGCCCGTGTGCGCAAGCCCGACGCCAACCTGGACGAAATGTACACCCGCTGGGGGCTGACCTCTGCCGCCAAGGACAGGCTGCGCGAACGCCGCCAGCAAAAGTTCCTGCGGCTCTCGCGTCAGGCAGCGCGCGACAGGCGTCCCTTCTTCACCAAGATGGCCGTTGCCACCTGGGACTGGCTCACCAAGCCGTGGGTCAGCTTCAAGTACGATTTCTACCGCAAGCACCAGATGCGTATCCGCACCTTTATGGAAGAAATCGACAACGAGTGGGAAGTGTTCAAGAGCCGCCTGCTGGCCCCCTGGCACAAGCTCACCCGCAAGCTCCCCAGCGCCAAGGCCGAAAGCAGCAAGGTCAAGGAACTGACCGCCCTGTCCACGTGGTCGGACGACGGCCGCCGCAGCCGGTGGAACTACATTTCGCCGCGTTACAAGACGGACCGGGCCATCACCTGCCCCAACAGCGCCGCCTATGGCTGCCTTGACCTGTGGGGGCCTGACCTCTTTGCCGAATTCGCGGGCGTGTGCAGCCACTGCGGCTACCACTTTCCCATGGAGCCGGAATGGTATGTGAAGAACGTCTTTGACCTCGGCTCGGTCTTTGAATTCAACAGCGAAATTGAAGCGGGCAACCCCCTTGATTTCCCCAACTTCAGCGACCGCGTTCTTGACGCGCAGAAGAAAACCGGGGCCAAGAGCGGCTGCATGACCTTTGAAGCCCGCATTGACAATACCAAGATGGTCGTGGCCATGCTCATGGGCACCTTCCGGGGCGGCTCCGTGGGCGCGGCGGAAGGCTACAAGTTTGTGGAAGCCGCCCAGCGCGCCGCCAAGAAGCGCTATCCCTTCCTGGCCTATGTGCACGGCACGGCGGGCATCCGCATTCAGGAAGGTACGCACGGCGTTATCCAGATGCCCCGCTGCACCGTGGCTGTGCGCCGCTACATTGAATCCGGCGGCCTGTATATGGTGCTGTACGACACCAATTCCTTTGCCGGCCCTGTGGCCAGCTTCCTCGGCTGCTCGCCCTACCAGTTCGCGGTGCGCTCGTCCAACATCGGCTTTGCCGGGCCGGGCGTTATCAAGGAAACCACGGGCATGGACATCCCGCCCAAGTACCACCGCTCGTACCGCGCCCTTTCGCGCGGGCACATTCAGGGTATCTGGGACAGAAGGGAAGTGCGCGCCAACCTCAAGCAGGCCCTGCTGACCATTGGCGGCAGAAACCTGTATTACAGATAG
- the typA gene encoding translational GTPase TypA, translating to MQHNESLRNVAIIAHVDHGKTTLVDGLFKQGGVFRADQQVDDRVMDKMDLERERGITIAAKNCAVNWNGVKINIIDTPGHADFGGEVERSLSMATGAILLVDSSEGPLPQTRFVLRKTLEAGLPVVVVINKIDRKDARPQEVLNEIYDLFIDLDANEHQLEFPVLYAIGRAGVAMNNIDDEQKDLSPLFDAIVKYIPGPSHDPEQPFQMLVADLDYSDYLGRLAVGRIMHGTVYAKESLACIGEDGQAKPLRATKLQVYDGLQVVEVEKALPGDIVVLAGIEDVTIGDTICTRDNPRAMPRIRVDEPTVAMRFGINSSPLAGREGKIVQSRAIYDRLVKETLRNVAVRVENTADRDAFLVKGRGEFQMAILIETMRREGFELSVGRPEVILRKDENGKVIEPIERLYVDCDEVFMGVVTDKLAQRKGRMLNCVNNGTGRVRLEFSVPSRGLIGYRDEFLTDTKGTGIMNSYVEGYEEWRGDFPTRYTGSIVADRAGAGVAYALFNLEPRGVLFVEPGDPVYEGMIVGEHNRDNDIDVNPTKEKKLTNLRASGKDENVTLTPVKKMTLEHALHFVREDELVEVTPLSIRLRKAELSAMKRYQTAGKRKNN from the coding sequence ATGCAGCACAATGAATCCCTTCGTAACGTCGCCATTATCGCCCACGTTGACCACGGCAAGACCACCCTTGTGGACGGTCTGTTCAAGCAGGGCGGCGTGTTTCGCGCCGACCAGCAGGTTGACGACCGCGTGATGGACAAAATGGATCTGGAACGCGAACGCGGCATCACCATTGCCGCCAAGAACTGCGCCGTCAACTGGAATGGGGTCAAGATCAATATCATTGATACCCCTGGCCACGCCGACTTTGGCGGTGAAGTGGAGCGTTCGCTCTCCATGGCTACCGGCGCAATCCTGCTGGTGGACTCCTCTGAAGGGCCGCTGCCGCAAACGCGTTTTGTGTTGCGCAAAACCCTTGAGGCCGGTCTGCCCGTGGTCGTGGTCATCAACAAGATTGACCGCAAGGACGCCCGTCCCCAGGAAGTGCTCAACGAAATTTACGACCTGTTCATCGATCTGGACGCCAACGAGCACCAGCTTGAATTCCCCGTGCTGTACGCCATTGGGCGCGCTGGCGTGGCCATGAACAACATTGACGACGAGCAGAAGGATCTTTCGCCTCTGTTCGATGCCATTGTTAAGTACATCCCCGGCCCCAGCCATGACCCCGAGCAGCCCTTCCAGATGCTGGTGGCCGACCTCGATTATTCCGACTATCTGGGCCGTCTGGCCGTGGGCCGCATCATGCACGGCACGGTCTATGCCAAGGAATCCCTGGCTTGCATTGGCGAGGATGGTCAGGCCAAGCCCCTGCGCGCCACCAAGCTTCAGGTGTATGATGGATTGCAGGTGGTGGAAGTGGAAAAGGCCCTGCCCGGTGATATCGTGGTTCTGGCAGGTATTGAAGATGTGACCATCGGCGATACCATCTGCACCCGCGACAATCCCCGCGCCATGCCCCGCATCCGCGTGGACGAACCCACCGTGGCCATGCGCTTTGGCATCAACAGCTCTCCCCTGGCCGGTCGCGAGGGCAAGATTGTGCAGAGCCGCGCCATCTATGACCGCCTGGTCAAGGAAACCCTGCGCAACGTGGCCGTGCGCGTGGAAAACACCGCTGACCGCGACGCATTCCTGGTCAAGGGCCGTGGCGAATTTCAGATGGCCATCCTTATCGAAACCATGCGCCGCGAAGGTTTTGAACTTTCCGTCGGCCGGCCCGAAGTTATTCTGCGCAAAGACGAAAACGGCAAGGTTATCGAACCCATCGAACGTCTGTACGTGGACTGCGACGAAGTGTTCATGGGCGTAGTGACCGACAAACTGGCCCAGCGCAAGGGCCGTATGCTCAACTGCGTCAACAACGGCACGGGCCGTGTGCGCCTTGAATTCAGCGTGCCTTCGCGCGGCCTTATCGGCTACCGCGACGAGTTCCTCACCGATACCAAGGGTACCGGCATCATGAACTCCTATGTGGAAGGCTACGAAGAATGGCGCGGCGACTTCCCCACGCGTTACACGGGTTCCATCGTTGCCGACCGCGCTGGCGCTGGCGTGGCCTATGCCCTCTTTAATCTTGAGCCGCGCGGCGTTCTGTTTGTGGAACCCGGCGATCCGGTGTACGAAGGCATGATCGTGGGCGAGCACAACCGCGATAACGACATCGACGTGAACCCCACCAAGGAAAAGAAGCTCACCAACCTGCGCGCTTCGGGCAAGGATGAAAACGTCACCCTTACCCCGGTGAAAAAAATGACACTTGAACATGCCCTGCACTTTGTGCGCGAAGATGAACTGGTGGAAGTCACGCCTCTTTCCATCCGTCTGCGCAAGGCCGAGCTTTCGGCCATGAAGCGCTACCAGACCGCAGGCAAGCGCAAGAACAACTAA
- a CDS encoding biotin attachment protein has translation MINISALLDEIKASPYREIVISTPHTGKVNFAGIKQGDKVVGPQGQWKEKPGTLIATLERERNPKSICANEKGEISLLHTELEGTFVEAGTPLAVVRHMLTRAEVERILLKKALHLFVAPERAKYYFTPDVDKKIRAADSQSVAVREGMELLIMSRMKREVPLVYTGPAGVIYAVYFTYNENIDAGAPLIGVCPQDQLPAIQEVIMRVQTEWTEKD, from the coding sequence ATGATAAACATATCTGCACTGCTGGACGAAATAAAGGCTTCGCCCTACCGCGAAATAGTCATCAGCACGCCCCACACGGGCAAGGTGAACTTTGCAGGCATAAAACAGGGCGACAAGGTGGTTGGCCCGCAGGGCCAATGGAAGGAAAAGCCCGGGACGCTTATTGCCACGCTTGAACGCGAGCGCAATCCCAAATCCATCTGCGCCAACGAAAAGGGCGAGATCAGCCTTCTGCACACCGAGCTTGAAGGGACATTTGTGGAGGCAGGCACCCCCCTTGCCGTGGTGCGCCACATGCTCACCCGCGCAGAGGTGGAACGCATCCTGCTCAAAAAAGCCCTGCATCTTTTTGTTGCGCCCGAGCGGGCCAAGTACTACTTCACACCTGATGTGGACAAAAAAATCCGCGCGGCAGATTCACAGTCGGTAGCCGTGCGCGAAGGCATGGAACTGCTCATCATGTCGCGCATGAAGCGCGAGGTGCCGCTGGTCTATACCGGGCCTGCGGGCGTTATCTATGCCGTCTACTTCACCTATAACGAAAATATCGACGCCGGAGCGCCCCTCATCGGCGTATGCCCGCAGGATCAGCTTCCCGCCATTCAGGAAGTTATCATGCGTGTACAAACCGAATGGACTGAAAAAGACTAG
- a CDS encoding cache domain-containing protein, whose protein sequence is MFSQLERQWTWIALTGKINCNAIAATLFDFIFKTRDTFGLLRQDMTNMLGEKLLEKAVREMSPVAQVVMDIIKRNLYERTADVSFLATDGEIVGFLQSGACDVPTLRARLAAYRSKYSVYRDIMVLDPQGRVCVQLDTKRPVSASNDPLVRQTLAAQEYVETFRPTDLAPDGRSALIYSHAIRAEGVAEPLGLLCLVFDMDGETADLFAGMARFAQDMVILLLDEKGQAFASSDTRMVPIGRSFARTPEDSFAATSYASKATLAVSRPSEGYQGYEGQAWQTHVLRNAQSAFASKTAEELDVALVRREAGFSAQLTSIEEQAGDVMGDLTLAALNGQIMAARQSGNARDDERHAAQALPPILDAVRKMSIEMEHEFHYFTDGLLKTVTASRLNDASFLASITVEIMDRNLYERANDCRWWALTPDFRRILAHPSVSKGDLSRLEDILEYINSYYTVYSNLFLYDARGTVVACSQAGERGLYGQQIGEDYVRRTLSLKDSDDFSVSPFRATELYHPKGATQPTYVYSAPVFAPQGGQAVGGISIVFDSLPQFADMLGDTLPKNGDGEVITGAASFFAEAGGTVVAASEAHMHPGESCQLQPQWLALGQGECTSQLESVDGVLYAVGCARSRGYREYKRDGRYVNDVFCIVRLPI, encoded by the coding sequence GTGTTTTCTCAACTGGAACGGCAATGGACGTGGATTGCCCTCACGGGCAAGATCAACTGCAACGCCATTGCCGCCACCCTCTTTGATTTCATCTTCAAAACCCGCGATACTTTTGGCCTGCTGCGGCAGGACATGACCAACATGCTGGGCGAAAAGCTGCTTGAAAAAGCCGTGCGCGAAATGTCGCCCGTGGCCCAGGTGGTTATGGACATCATCAAGCGCAATCTTTACGAGCGCACTGCGGACGTGAGCTTTCTGGCAACAGATGGCGAAATTGTGGGTTTTTTGCAGAGTGGCGCATGCGATGTGCCCACGCTACGCGCCCGGCTTGCAGCCTACCGCTCCAAATACAGCGTGTACCGCGACATTATGGTGCTTGATCCTCAGGGCCGGGTGTGCGTGCAGCTTGATACCAAAAGGCCGGTGAGCGCCTCAAACGATCCGCTGGTCAGGCAGACGCTTGCCGCCCAGGAATATGTGGAAACATTTCGGCCCACAGACCTCGCCCCCGATGGCAGGTCGGCCCTTATATATTCCCATGCTATCCGGGCCGAAGGTGTAGCCGAACCCTTGGGCCTGCTCTGCCTTGTATTTGATATGGACGGCGAAACCGCAGACCTTTTTGCAGGCATGGCGCGGTTTGCACAGGATATGGTCATTCTGCTGCTGGACGAAAAAGGTCAGGCCTTTGCCAGCAGCGATACGCGGATGGTTCCCATTGGGCGCTCCTTTGCCCGCACCCCGGAGGACAGCTTTGCCGCGACCTCTTATGCCAGCAAGGCAACCCTGGCGGTTTCGCGTCCTTCAGAAGGCTATCAGGGCTATGAGGGGCAGGCATGGCAAACCCACGTGCTGCGCAACGCGCAAAGCGCGTTTGCCAGCAAGACGGCAGAAGAGCTCGATGTTGCCCTCGTGCGGCGGGAGGCGGGCTTTTCCGCTCAGTTGACCAGCATTGAAGAACAGGCTGGCGATGTTATGGGCGACTTGACGCTGGCGGCGCTCAACGGGCAGATAATGGCCGCCCGTCAAAGCGGCAACGCGCGGGATGACGAACGCCACGCCGCCCAGGCCCTGCCACCCATCTTGGATGCGGTGCGCAAAATGAGCATCGAGATGGAGCATGAGTTCCATTATTTCACCGATGGCCTGCTGAAAACGGTTACGGCTTCGCGTTTGAACGATGCCTCGTTTCTGGCTTCCATCACCGTGGAAATAATGGATCGCAATCTGTATGAACGGGCCAACGACTGTCGCTGGTGGGCGCTGACGCCGGATTTTCGGCGTATCCTTGCGCATCCGTCCGTCAGCAAGGGCGACCTTTCACGGCTTGAGGATATTCTGGAGTACATCAACAGCTATTATACGGTGTATTCCAACCTGTTTCTCTACGATGCGCGGGGAACGGTGGTGGCCTGTTCGCAGGCCGGGGAACGTGGTCTCTACGGGCAACAGATAGGCGAGGATTATGTACGCCGTACGCTGTCGCTCAAGGATTCGGACGATTTTTCCGTCTCGCCCTTTCGCGCTACTGAGTTGTATCACCCCAAGGGCGCGACGCAACCCACCTATGTGTACAGCGCCCCCGTGTTTGCACCACAGGGGGGGCAGGCCGTTGGCGGCATAAGCATTGTTTTTGATTCCCTGCCGCAGTTTGCGGACATGCTGGGCGATACCCTGCCCAAGAATGGGGACGGCGAAGTGATCACCGGGGCAGCAAGCTTTTTTGCCGAAGCGGGCGGAACCGTTGTGGCCGCCAGCGAAGCCCACATGCACCCCGGCGAAAGCTGTCAGTTACAGCCCCAATGGCTGGCCCTTGGGCAGGGTGAATGCACCTCGCAGCTCGAATCTGTAGACGGTGTACTGTATGCCGTGGGCTGCGCGCGCTCGCGCGGCTACCGCGAATACAAGCGCGATGGGCGATACGTCAACGATGTGTTCTGCATTGTGCGGCTGCCAATTTAG